The Juglans regia cultivar Chandler chromosome 1, Walnut 2.0, whole genome shotgun sequence nucleotide sequence TTAAGTTGGAGCTTTTGTCTATTTAATaacattttcaacaaaatggATCTTAGATGTTTTTATTCTTATCCatcttctattatttattttagctTGTGAAAAGGGGTATTCATCTGTTCagtttttttatagtttgagtTTGCAGTGTTTGTTTTAGACACATTTGCCCTTGTAAAATTGCACTGGCAGACATGcatggtttttattttactttgaagGATAAGTATACTCATTATAAATTAGAGAAATAAAATGCTTGAAGGTACCGACACAGAAGAAAAGTCACAAAGCAAAAGtggtttcttttattctttttttttttttttttaattttttttgctaGTTAGAAGCGTTTAATTATGCATCTGCTCCATTTCTTTTACAGCTTGAGTATGCAATGTCtgttgtttttggatttgaaggCGTTTTCCCCTTAAAATTGCAGTGGCAGACATTTAGGGTTTTATTGTACGTGAAAGAATGactatatttttatgtgaaatttgagaaagtcaCCATTACTAAGGCGAGATGAAAAGTTGTGAACCAGATCGTGTCATTGGGGTGCATACAAATGTGACAGGGTGCTACCACATATacatcttttacttataaaaaaaaataaatgtgacaGGGTGCTTGTgaaatatattaagaaactGATAATTTGAACTTTTCTCGGTAGTCTTTGTTACTAACTAAAGTGGACCTCAACGACTATGTTGACAAGCTCAATCCCAGTGACGTGTGCATAGACACacacaaattatattttgacaTGCATGAATTGAAAATTTCACAATGGATGCACTTGCTACACTTAGATGATCACATTGGAGGCAGGCTTTTGATGATGTTTGCAAAATCTGTTGGTTAACCCAAATTACTGTAACCTTTATTCTGATATTCCTCTTGtattctatcattttctttttaaatttctctaCATCTTACGTTAACGTCTGCAGGAAGGGTTTGCTTTTTCTCATTGCACAACCTGCAAGGCCCCTTACCATTTGAGAGTTCATGTTGCCGCTGATAGGAAATGGCGAACCTTGAAGTTTCGGTTCTTTGTGACTagagatataatatttatatttctgtCTGTGCAGCTTGTACGCCattttttctctacttttaGTTGTGTTCTTGCTTCTTTAGTTTTTGATAAATTGGTTATTGATATTTCTGTTACTTTGTCTTTATGTTTATTCTTTGCAGGTGATTGCTTCACTCACGTATTTGGTATATTTGATAGATGGTTACCAGCAGTTCTGGCTTCATCTTGCTTGGGGTTTTGATAGTGAGCTTAGTTTCTATTACATTTGTGGTAAAATTTTTAGAGCCCAACTACCAGTTGTTAAAATGCTTACAGAAGTATGTTTGGTGTAGACAGTGTTAGTCAGCATATTTTCCTCGTAAATTCTTTTGTGTGATTCTTGTTTTGGGTCACCTATTATATGCATATTGCGTTCTTCATAGATTGTTGTGGGGCCATTTACATTTATTTAGGGTTTTAAGCAACACATATAATGTTACGTGCCTGTGGAACATATTGGGATGATTTTCATGCAGAGTGTTAAGTTTCCTGTGTATTGAATAAAGTTTTTAGTGTTTTAACTAGAAAAAAATATCCAAAGGGTGGTCGATTTTATGACAACCAATTATGACAGTACAATACCCAAACTTTGTCTTTCTGATAAGAAAATGACGGGGGGCAGCAGAGTGGTGGTGCAGGAATTGGCATTTGTCAGCAGTTGATGACTGGTGAAATTCCTTACGACTATAAtctttggacatattttagctTCGGAAATGGATGATGATAATTAAGTACAGTTTGTCTTTGATGGTTGGAGACACTAATGACTCAAAGCTATATGTATCGACTGTCATTACACCTTACGAACCAGATATCACTGCTGTTTCTAGTGTTGTTAATATGTTCATTGATGAGTACAGGTGCTCTATTGTTTTTTGCACTGCTTGGGCTGTCTGGGTGCTTTATAACTTGCTATGATCGAAGGGTTCGCAATGATTTGGCTCAGCCTTGTCGAGAATTATGTCTTTGTTGCTGTCATCCAGGGTATGATTCTGTTGCATATATTGTTGAATCATTGGTGCAATTGCTCTGATGGTTCAAGTCTTACTGTCTGGTTGTGGCTGTCATTATCGTTACTACCAAATTGATTCTTTTGAgtatattctattttattaattatttgtctGTGCTTTCAATTATACCTGTGTGATATGTAAGAGCAATGGGACCAAGTTAAATGCCAGAATCCTTTTAGTACTTCATGGGTTTCATGAGACGCTTGCTTGCTAGTGCAAATATGCATGCCATTGTTTCCCCCAACACACACCTGTCTAAAGTGGTGTTTTCAATTCTGAGATATATTCCCTGCACACATTGTAATTCCACCGTGAGTAATGCCCTTCTATTTTTGTTGATGTGGACATGTATTCTTGCTGCTCATGCAGTGGCAGCTCTGCTATGGTATGAATCGTATGATCCTTAGCATGTTAGCTTATGCATCTCAATCATATCTTAGCATCACCATTTGTTGACTTCGCCATTCAGCGCAAGTAGGCTGCAATTTTTGGAGACACCTTTGATCTGCCTTTGTGCTGCCTcttgtattataatatatatctggCATTAGTCATCAGGAAATCTGGTGAATGTTTTGTTCTGGAGTTATTTTAGGTTGAACCATACAAAAATATTACACATTAATATCTGTACATGAGAAAATCatttggtttttgtttaataataagCTATATGGTGTGCTTGTCTacgtaaaatatgaaaaattcatatcaataataatgAGTGTGGTGATGATATTTCCATTATGCTGTTGCAGACTGTGTGCAGACTGTCACTTACCTGGTACTCTCTGTATGTGGACTGACTGCACTACATGCTCCGAAAGTTGCGCTGGGATGATAAGTGAATGTGGTTGCTTAGGAGGTGCTGGTGAAGCAGGGGTACCGTTGTTATTTGTaatggttttgatttttctggGACTTTTTACTGTGATTGGAATATTCTACAGTGTTTTGGTGGCCACAATGGTAGGGCAACGAATTTGGCAGCGGCATTATCACATACTAGCGAAGAGGATGCTAACAAAGGTGAGTACAGTGACCTATATTCAGTTTCTTTCTCTACCTTTGTTATATGATGATATACTCAAACGGTTTGGTGGTGCACTACTCAACAACTCAAACTGCTAGCTTCACAATTCATAGCTGCACAGAAAGCGACCACCATTTCATCAATGAGTAATAGTTTTGTTGAAGAATCAACCCTTTAGGACTGGATTATTTATAGAGATTTAGTTTTTGGATCGTATTGGAGGTGTTGGCATTAGAACACCTGTGTTTGAAAGAACATCCATCTTAAACTTTAGCATGGTAGGCATATCAGATATCTCTGCCTCTCTGGACCTGGCAGCATACCAATTCATTTTGTGAGATCGTCTTTCTTTAGTGACTGCAGAGGGTTATATCTGAGGTCTTTTTTCCCCCCGAATTGCCTTCCGAGTTTCAAAATATGTTTCTGTAGATAGTCATGCAACTTTTATGTTCATATTTTTAACTattctaatcacaaatcattACAAGATTATTCGGTCCTGGATGTGAAATTGGTTTACTTTTCTTTACCAGGAATATGTGGTTGAGGACATTGATGGTGAGATGACAGGATCTGATTGGTCTCCCCCGCCCCTCCCGCCGGAGCATGTTCAGCAGCTGAAAGCACTTGGTCTCTTATGAAATCAAAGCTTATATTTCATGTTGGCAAGAATAACATGACGCAGAGATAGACTGGCCCTGTAATACGGTGAATCAGTCCCTGCTTTTGGGGCCTTGGAGTCTTGGCTGACAAAAAGCTTTTAGCAGTTATTGAGAAAGTCTCAAAGGCTCTGTTCAATCAGTCTCGTGTAAAACCACTAGTGGATGAAGAAGTTTCTGAAACTCTCACTGTTACTATTAGTATTTACTATTACTTTCCCTTCAGTGTGGGTAAGAAAACAGGTAAATGTAATTACCACCAAGAAGAACGAGCATTTGCAATGgttcttttatcttatcttttaaaatatatcattaatttttttatttttttttattttacgtattaatttttataatatattatacatcagtttatatattttttctttatataatttaaataatattttttttagtttttttaaacatttcatttctaccaataaatttgtaatatccatatatatattttttatttgcaatatattattatatacaatgtaatgtAATTAGGTCctatacacacaaaataaaaatatataagtcaaataaaaattaaaaataaaatcaaaatatgaaaaaattggataaataatatttctaatatattttttagaaaaaaaaataaaagaggttttaaatgatgaactataaaaagaatttgtattgaaacgtaaaagtaaaagaaaatgagagagtaaatgaagtataaataataaaaaacttgttTGAAGGATGATGTTACATGTAACGAGTTACTGTAGCAATTtgtattttacatgtattttacaTGTTCTTTTACATAATcagattaaatttattttataaacaattctttaaataatttatattttttatattatacataagccattaagagcattctcaatAGTTCATTtatcatatcttttaaaatacataatcaaaatctacttttttattttacatactgatttttacaatatgtcatacatcagcttatatatttcttctttatatcatttaaatagacgtttttttaatattttttattaatttaaaatatttcttctaattaCCAATGAAATtatggagagaaaaaataattaaaaatattttagaattgtgaacaatattttctatatCTAAAGAATTActatagtaaaatataaaataaagatcaaaatacaaaatctattaaataggtcttttgatcaatttttttatattttacataaaaatatattttacctgAGCTATTGTGAATGCTCTAACGGCAGGTTATACGAATGCTACCGTCATGCAATATTCTTTGTGGTAGAGTATTTCTCTCGCTTGGATAGCTTTTCCTCGATAATAATGGGTTTGGCAAACTCATGAAAAAAGACCCATTTTCTAGATCTTTCTTTTAAGGAAGAAAAAACGGAAGAAAATATTCTCTGGGCCaaatttggattttatttattttcacaattatttttaccttatttataacttttcattttccgtataaaataaaataaataattttatttttttaaatttttaaataaaaaatattttaataatattttatttaatttttaatttttacttcgtctataaaaataaatgaaaccttAATTGTATAATTTCTCAAACGCTGACGTGTGTCCTTGGTGGGTTTCGAGAAAGCTACCGCCTTATACCAAGTGGTAGCACCCAAGGGGCCAAGAGCACACAACATGTGGCCCCTTGAAATATGATGATGGGCGGCCACTGACAACGGAAAGGTACTGACAATTGCCTCTCGGTGGTTTCTCACCGACCAAACTATACTAATTTAGTTTGAAAATAACTAAATTATTATGtatctaattataaaattatcatatattcAAACCTGAACCACTTTggattattctttttttttttttttttttatgggaaacTACAGATTAACAAACATCTGTActgaaaaaatcaaaaacacAAAAGACCGACCGAATCGATTTCAGTACGGAGTTCCGATTCCTAGAAATCGTAATGATCCAAAAtcgatttaaatttatatatatatatatatatttttattatactcTTCTgaatataattatcatttggaaataaaaattccaattaatatgagtaataaaagagaaaacacTTGATGATGTCCTTGTGCCTAAACACTGACGTATGTAAGACACGTCCTAAAACATTTACGAGGTTGAATCGGTAttacttacaaataaaattgttgattgAATAAGTATTAGGTGCAAGtctttcttcattaaaaaaaattagtctctaacataaaaaaaaaatatttttatggtagaatgtattatttttattttgcaaagAACTTGCACGACACTTCGTGGcttcgtttgaattcaaaaagtattttatcttattttattttattttattattataatttttttaaatttttaaataatattattattaaaaattaatattttaataatatatttttaaaataatctcatctctaaatttaaatcaGCTCTAAATTTACGTACCTAAAACTTGTGTTTAAAAGCTTGAACTGACTGGATACATGGTGGGAAGCACAAAAAAAATTGGGGATGATGATTGAGAAGGAACATTCGAAGGGCAGACACCTGCAATGTTTCCTCAGAATAAATAATAGAGAATCCTGATGAGATATGCTTAGAAtaaacttatatttatttatttttgtttcgttAACGATTTTCCAatgattttcattattttaaggGTTTAGGagttttttgataaaataaaaaatttatttataatttattttctcatcattatcttattattttataatataatattaaataattagtaaaatataataaataatacttaaTTATTTAGAACCACGtcttattaaaagaataatgagaattaaaataatgaatttttgCTAGCAAACCGCCTTCCattttattgcattttttttttcaacgttCGGCCTACGACATGTTCACAGGACCCAGGAAGCTCTAAACCACGTTCAGGTACCAAAACCACCAACTACagcaacaaaataatattaaaaaaaaaaacagcaggAGCCTTCAATCTTATCCAAAACTGTGAGCCTGCCACTcactctttcttctttctcctttaAATACGACTCCCAGTTGATGTTCCTCTCCATCAAGGTTTCAATCAAAGAAGTGAGATACTAGAAAGTACAAACCGACTTcaggttttttttgttttacccAAAAGCGTCTCAAAAATCAAGAGTCGGAGATGTCGGATATTGCTATGTTGGTGGCGGAGGAGTATGAGAGGAGGGTGAAGAATGCAAGGCAAGCTGGCGGTGCTGAAAGTGGGTTTGAGATTGACATGTCTTCTTGTGCTTCTGTCTTGGCTCGGAGCCTCAAGATGAAGATTGCTGGACTGGGGAAATTGGAGCTTCCTGACTGGGTTCGGGAGCCCAGAACCCAGATTAGTCTTGCTGCTTCTACTGGTTTCTTCTCTGCTTAAAtttcccccctttttttttattacaaaaaaaaaaaaatgtctttttctCGAAGCTCATCTGTACATGAATTCCAATTTCCTTGCTTCTGTATATCTTTATATTATAATCGAAGCCCGAAAAGGGTTCGTTGTTCATGATGTGTTGAGCTTATAATCTTGTGTTTCGAGAATGAAAGTTGATcggaaaattatttaaaaaaacagaCTGAATTGGAATAATAGGGGGTCCAGAATTCGCAAGGCAGGGGCTAAGATTTGCATTTTGGGTGGGTGCAGGTTGAATCGATCTACAACTATGAATTAAATTCGCTTTTTGGATTTATTTGATCGGAATAGGCATTTCTTTATAATTCGCGTAACAGATTTGAAAAATgctcaaataataattttggcaATAATAAACAAAGTCGGCTTTATTAATTCTCAGAATAAATATGGGCCGATTGGATGTTTGGGCCCGTTGTATACGGTATCTGCCCACAGAACGAAGAAGCTTGGGCCTAGACTGTCATTTTCTTCTTTAGCAGATGTACGAGTAGTGAAATGACATCCATCATATTGAATATGATTAGGatggtttggataataagataatgaaatgaaacgaattaagattattaattaaaattaaatgagataagatgatttcatcttactattcaaacggCTCCTATTATTTGGTCCGCAAGCATGGTCACATTCAAGTTTTCAAGCATGCTTAGCTTGTGCAATGATATAATTTCGTACACTTTCTTCCCTTATGTAATAAAACTCTGTGACATTATTATTGTAGCGTATGAGTCTCACATTAGGAATATGAATTAGCCACTCATAGTGTAGGTTATAAATGTGATCATGAGGGTCAAGTCTCACATTAGTTCTTTATAAGTATAAGATAAAGTTAAGGCTTTATAAGTGGTTCTAGAAAagtttgaatcttttttttagttgaAGCACATGTGATTAGCATTTTTCTTGAATCATTAATAGGGGAGGACTAAAGCGTTACGCTCTGTCTTCGAGAGTCACATCATG carries:
- the LOC109013263 gene encoding uncharacterized protein LOC109013263 — translated: MADRSDSSPLMSPPPMAKPSDIDLEAGPGEQIQCRICLETDGRDFIAPCKCKGTSKYVHRECLDHWRAVREGFAFSHCTTCKAPYHLRVHVAADRKWRTLKFRFFVTRDIIFIFLSVQLVIASLTYLVYLIDGYQQFWLHLAWGFDSELSFYYICGALLFFALLGLSGCFITCYDRRVRNDLAQPCRELCLCCCHPGLCADCHLPGTLCMWTDCTTCSESCAGMISECGCLGGAGEAGVPLLFVMVLIFLGLFTVIGIFYSVLVATMVGQRIWQRHYHILAKRMLTKEYVVEDIDGEMTGSDWSPPPLPPEHVQQLKALGLL